The following nucleotide sequence is from Magnetococcus sp. PR-3.
ACAGCAAACCAACTGATGCGTTCATCGTGGGTCAATTCTTCGGCCAGATCACGCACCATGTCTTCCACAAACTTGGGGTTTTCATAGGCCTTTTCTGTCACATATTTTTCGTCTGGACGCTTAAGGATGGTGAACAGCTCACAGGAAGCATTGCGCTCTACCAGATCCACAATCTCTTCAATCCAGACAAATTCACTAAACTGCACGGACACCTTTACATGAGAACGCTGATTATGCGCACCATACTCACTAATCTCTTTGGAGCAGGGGCATAGCGAGGTTACCGGCACCTCGACTGTAAGGGTCAGTTGGTAGACATCTCCACGAATGACACCAGAAAAATGAACCCGATAGTCCATCAGTGCTTCGACACCGGAAACGGGGGCTTTTTTGGTCACAAAGTAGGGAAAATCCAGTTCAATATGGGCTTGCTCAGCATCCAACCGTTGCCGAACCTCTTTAAGCAAACCCGGCAGGTTTTCAATAGAGATCGCCCGCTTGTTCTCAGCCAACACCTCTAAAAACCGGGACATATGCGTCCCTTTAAACTGGTGGGGCAAGTTTACATACATATTGATACGTGCCGTTGTTGATTGACTGCCCACACTGCGATCCTTGACCACAATGGGATAGCGGATATTCTTCACACCCACTTTATCAATATCTAAACGGCGATGATCCTGACGAGATTGTACATCGGTCAGGGGCAGCTGACAGTTGTTCACATTTTGATCCATGAGACGGTATCTTCCACACTCTTGGCGTTACTGCCGAAGAGCTCATACGCACAAAAATGGCCCTACAGAGTCATTGCGTAGCGACCACAGAATTCACCATAATAGGGGATTTCCACTTCGGGCAAAAGCCTCCATTACAGGAAAAGAGCAGAGATACGGTTATGAACATAGGACAGATTGCTGAGCGACGAACCCTATCCCGCCTAATGGCTACCTTGGAACGCTTTCTTAGCCGAGGGGAAGATGATCTTGCACCAGATGCGGCAACACTGTCTCACTGCCATACCTACCGCTGGGTCCCTAAACCCCATGGCGGCTTCCGCTGGGTTGCGGTGAACCATCGAGATACCATCGAACTGGGCCATTTACTGGGCATTGATCGGGTTAAACAGATCTTAACCCGCAATACCCAACAGTTTGTACAGGGACATGACGCCAACCACGCCCTGTTATGGGGGAGCCGGGGAACCGGTAAATCCTCTTTGGTCAAAGCTTTGGGAAACCGCTTTGGGCCACAAGG
It contains:
- the folE2 gene encoding GTP cyclohydrolase FolE2 gives rise to the protein MDQNVNNCQLPLTDVQSRQDHRRLDIDKVGVKNIRYPIVVKDRSVGSQSTTARINMYVNLPHQFKGTHMSRFLEVLAENKRAISIENLPGLLKEVRQRLDAEQAHIELDFPYFVTKKAPVSGVEALMDYRVHFSGVIRGDVYQLTLTVEVPVTSLCPCSKEISEYGAHNQRSHVKVSVQFSEFVWIEEIVDLVERNASCELFTILKRPDEKYVTEKAYENPKFVEDMVRDLAEELTHDERISWFAVESENFESIHNHSAYAFIEGGQRS